A window of Malania oleifera isolate guangnan ecotype guangnan chromosome 5, ASM2987363v1, whole genome shotgun sequence contains these coding sequences:
- the LOC131154916 gene encoding transcription termination factor MTERF6, chloroplastic/mitochondrial-like, with protein MFSAVPLRSPFTAIVPEKLYLAAPSVLFHSNNPPFLSLRCCVSSKCLANQHSFTISYLMDSCGLSPETASSASEKVHFETPERPDSVVTLLRNYGFSETHISNLVRRRPSLLLANPEQTLLPKLEFFVSIGIPKPVLARTLSSNPTLLTRSLEKQIIPSYNFLISIVRSNYKVASAMKRTTWIFLEDYAKNLEPNIGVLREIGVRESCISLLVTHFPEALVQKNELFCEIVDEVQRMGFDPLKSTFVLAVHALSGKGNKLIRDRCYETYTRWGWTEDDILLAFRKHPHCMILSEKKITRAMDYFVNKMGWPAGLFARCPVVLFLSLEKRIIPRCSVIRILLSKDLIKKEVSLSSVLLPVERLFLKRFVTKYEEEVPQLFSVYQGKTDVLEV; from the coding sequence ATGTTCTCTGCTGTTCCCTTGAGAAGTCCGTTCACCGCAATAGTGCCAGAGAAGCTTTATCTGGCAGCCCCGTCCGTCCTTTTTCACAGTAATAACCCACCATTTCTCAGTCTCAGATGCTGCGTATCATCAAAATGCTTGGCGAATCAACACTCCTTCACGATCTCTTACCTCATGGACTCATGCGGGTTGTCCCCAGAAACTGCTAGTTCTGCATCAGAGAAGGTACACTTCGAAACCCCAGAAAGACCCGACTCCGTCGTTACTCTCCTCAGAAACTACGGATTCTCCGAAACCCATATCTCAAATCTTGTTAGAAGACGCCCTTCGCTGCTTTTGGCAAATCCTGAGCAAACCCTTTTGCCGAAACTCGAGTTCTTCGTCTCTATCGGGATTCCAAAACCCGTCCTGGCAAGAACCCTGTCTTCAAATCCAACGCTTCTCACGAGGAGCTTGGAGAAGCAAATCATACCTTCTTATAATTTCCTCATAAGTATAGTTCGATCCAACTATAAGGTCGCCTCCGCTATGAAACGGACTACGTGGATTTTCCTGGAAGATTATGCGAAGAATTTGGAACCCAATATTGGAGTTCTGAGGGAAATCGGAGTGCGGGAGTCGTGTATTTCGTTGTTGGTAACTCATTTTCCTGAGGCTCTGGTACAGAAAAATGAATTATTTTGTGAAATTGTTGATGAGGTTCAGAGAATGGGATTCGACCCATTAAAATCGACCTTTGTGCTGGCAGTACACGCCCTTTCAGGGAAGGGGAACAAATTGATAAGGGATCGCTGTTATGAGACTTATACCAGGTGGGGTTGGACTGAAGATGATATTCTTCTGGCATTTAGAAAGCACCCACATTGTATGATTTTGTCTGAAAAGAAGATCACGAGAGCAATGGATTATTTTGTCAACAAGATGGGGTGGCCTGCAGGATTGTTTGCTAGATGCCCAGTTGTTCTGTTCTTGAGCTTGGAGAAGAGAATCATCCCGAGGTGTTCGGTGATTCGAATTTTGTTGTCAAAGGACTTGATCAAGAAAGAAGTGAGCTTGAGTTCTGTCTTACTGCCTGTGGAGAGGTTGTTCTTGAAGAGGTTTGTGACCAAGTATGAAGAGGAGGTACCTCAGCTGTTCAGCGTGTATCAAGGGAAGACGGATGTTTTGGAAGTGTGA